In Colwellia sp. PAMC 20917, a single genomic region encodes these proteins:
- the rpmB gene encoding 50S ribosomal protein L28, which produces MSKVCQVTGKVPMVGNNRSHARNATRRRFLPNLQSHRFWVESENRFVKLRLTPKGMRIIDKKGIDVVLTDIRARGGKV; this is translated from the coding sequence ATGTCTAAAGTTTGCCAAGTAACAGGCAAAGTGCCAATGGTTGGAAACAACCGTTCACATGCAAGAAACGCGACTCGTCGTCGTTTTTTACCAAACCTTCAATCTCACCGTTTTTGGGTGGAGAGTGAAAATCGTTTCGTTAAATTACGTTTAACTCCGAAAGGAATGCGTATTATCGATAAGAAAGGTATTGATGTAGTATTAACTGACATCCGTGCCCGTGGCGGAAAAGTTTAA
- a CDS encoding 3-deoxy-D-manno-octulosonic acid kinase: protein MKQSAIVKPYQEKIYQQANIYCCYNANAIDDFSPEMLNSDFWHENNAITGSAQGRGTTWFVQYDSPEVNTMEKQQWVLRHYFRGGLIGKIINDKYFFTGQNSTRAAQEYHLLNTLQGLALPAPKPVAFRVIKQGLFYQADLLSSRIEHAQDLVAVLSKAPLVEHIWREVGKVIRRFHDAGIYHHDLNSHNILLDEENNVWLIDFDRGEQRAVAQSWQQANMARLLRSFEKEKAKLPNFNWQKSDWQLLLAGYLQSNE from the coding sequence TTGAAACAGTCAGCAATTGTAAAACCTTACCAAGAAAAAATTTACCAACAAGCTAATATTTATTGTTGCTATAACGCCAATGCAATCGATGACTTTTCTCCTGAAATGCTTAATAGTGATTTTTGGCATGAAAATAATGCCATTACCGGCAGTGCCCAAGGGCGTGGTACTACTTGGTTTGTTCAGTACGACTCTCCAGAAGTAAACACCATGGAAAAACAACAGTGGGTGTTACGTCATTATTTTCGTGGTGGTTTAATTGGCAAAATAATTAATGATAAATATTTTTTTACCGGACAAAATAGTACTCGAGCCGCCCAAGAATACCATTTATTAAATACGCTACAGGGGTTAGCACTGCCAGCACCAAAGCCGGTTGCTTTTCGAGTGATTAAACAGGGGCTTTTTTATCAAGCTGATTTGTTATCTTCTCGAATTGAACATGCTCAAGATTTAGTCGCGGTTTTATCAAAAGCACCATTAGTCGAGCACATTTGGCGAGAAGTGGGCAAGGTGATCCGTCGTTTTCATGATGCTGGCATTTATCATCATGATTTAAATAGTCACAATATTCTGCTCGATGAAGAGAACAATGTTTGGTTGATTGATTTTGATCGCGGCGAACAACGAGCGGTTGCTCAATCATGGCAGCAAGCTAATATGGCAAGATTATTACGTTCTTTTGAAAAAGAAAAAGCAAAATTGCCAAACTTTAATTGGCAAAAATCAGACTGGCAACTTCTATTAGCAGGATACCTGCAGTCAAATGAGTGA
- a CDS encoding glycosyltransferase family 9 protein, which yields MLGQLTAPKNLCLLRLSAIGDVCHAVAMVQQIQRFYPQTKITWVIGKVEANLLKGLPQVKFVIFDKKAGLKGYRDLRAELAGQKFDVLLHMQVALRASLASCCIKAKIKIGFDRKRAKEGQWLFTNHQIAPQHQPHVLDGFIGFAEAIGVPSESPSWQMPIGDENELWASERLSLASDKPIAVISPAASKAERNWHAEGYAKIADYLTGLGFQVVICGGPTTLETLLATEIISLSQSNLVNLVGQTNLKQLLGVLKIAHLVIAPDTGPAHMAVTVGTPVIGLYAHSNPCRTGPYLYQNYVVSCYQHTAQEQYRQPIEQLPWGIRAKGSDLMNGITFSQVKEKLHLLLDEHYPEFLLK from the coding sequence ATGCTGGGTCAATTAACAGCGCCAAAAAATTTATGTTTATTACGCTTATCTGCTATCGGAGACGTTTGTCACGCCGTAGCTATGGTGCAACAAATTCAACGTTTTTATCCTCAAACAAAAATTACTTGGGTGATAGGCAAAGTAGAGGCGAACTTATTAAAAGGATTGCCACAGGTAAAATTTGTCATATTTGATAAGAAAGCAGGCTTAAAAGGCTATCGGGATTTACGTGCAGAGTTAGCCGGTCAAAAATTTGATGTGCTATTACATATGCAAGTAGCCTTGCGTGCCAGTTTAGCGAGTTGCTGTATTAAAGCAAAAATAAAAATAGGTTTCGACCGTAAACGAGCTAAAGAAGGCCAGTGGCTTTTCACTAATCATCAGATAGCGCCACAACATCAACCACATGTACTTGATGGTTTTATTGGTTTTGCAGAAGCTATCGGTGTTCCCAGCGAAAGTCCTAGCTGGCAAATGCCCATTGGTGACGAAAACGAACTTTGGGCAAGTGAGCGGCTATCGTTAGCATCTGATAAACCTATTGCTGTTATTTCGCCAGCGGCAAGTAAAGCTGAGAGAAATTGGCATGCCGAAGGTTATGCAAAAATAGCCGATTATTTAACAGGGTTAGGTTTTCAAGTGGTTATTTGTGGCGGACCGACCACATTAGAAACATTACTAGCCACTGAGATTATCAGTTTAAGCCAATCCAATCTTGTTAACCTTGTTGGCCAAACCAATTTGAAACAGCTACTTGGTGTGCTTAAAATAGCTCATTTGGTGATAGCTCCTGACACTGGGCCAGCGCACATGGCAGTCACTGTTGGCACACCCGTTATTGGCTTGTACGCGCACAGCAATCCTTGCCGTACCGGGCCATATTTATATCAAAACTATGTAGTAAGTTGCTACCAACATACTGCCCAAGAACAATATAGACAACCTATTGAACAGCTACCTTGGGGGATTCGCGCCAAAGGTAGTGATTTAATGAATGGTATTACTTTCAGCCAAGTTAAAGAAAAACTGCACCTACTTCTTGATGAACACTACCCTGAGTTTCTCCTTAAATAA
- a CDS encoding TonB-dependent siderophore receptor, with product MKYSPVCLAIFVGLTPFSSIANESATNNSSVEVIEVKGSYFNNYKVDQAHGAMRTNVSLLETSQSVTVIPNSVIAEQLATTLGEVLTNDASLTAGSKQRNREVFNLRGFELSSSNGYLRDGHQHWSHYQQPIEILENIEVIKGPSSILYGQSGPGGLVNMVTKKPTAKTLFTLGVDVDQEGSSRLSLDAGGSLTDDESLRYRGVLVKQDAKYQHEYQNNEQRQRDRFLGALVIDYDISDDAMVRLHYDRTVDEAGLDTGSWLDEKGDVIGHDKTIRDMSWAFTDITVENIGVDINYALNNQWQVALGYNEQSFKRQRFESSPKKPTTFLEGDSYTSKPYDRFDDWQFKTAFIDFTGEFTLAGLDHQLLIGANSLDYYYGQRKVNGESINYSSDQEEPARPDISYTTDDSLYTSAYDYYGIYLQDLITLNDQWQISVGGRYDKQSKEGANNESFLPKAGLLFHPDAQTTFYASYSEGFEPQSSETLENDRDINHGMKLEAMTSKQLEIGSKWQLFDERLLVTTAIFDITKTGKLITETINGDPNFDTQTEQAGEQRHKGFEVAAQGAINDKLFVMASLMNLAAKYDKDENYQGKTPVDAPEWSASIWSRYELTDQLALNAGAFYQGERFADSDNTISKDAYTRIDVGATYKTTISGQGVDFRFNIQNLLDTDYLAGGGISSVTAGDGISYRLAAQISF from the coding sequence ATGAAGTATTCACCTGTCTGCTTAGCAATTTTCGTTGGCTTAACGCCTTTTTCATCCATTGCCAATGAAAGCGCTACCAATAATAGCTCTGTTGAAGTTATTGAAGTTAAAGGTAGTTATTTTAATAACTATAAAGTTGACCAAGCACATGGCGCAATGCGGACCAATGTTTCTTTATTAGAAACTTCTCAGTCGGTCACCGTTATTCCCAACTCGGTAATAGCAGAACAACTAGCGACAACATTAGGCGAAGTATTAACCAATGACGCAAGTTTAACTGCCGGCTCTAAACAACGTAATCGTGAAGTATTCAATCTACGCGGCTTTGAACTAAGTTCTTCCAATGGCTACCTTAGAGATGGCCACCAGCATTGGTCACACTACCAACAACCTATCGAAATCTTAGAAAATATCGAAGTGATTAAAGGTCCTTCAAGTATTTTATATGGTCAATCAGGGCCTGGTGGATTAGTGAATATGGTGACAAAAAAGCCAACAGCTAAAACATTATTTACGCTAGGTGTTGATGTTGACCAAGAAGGTTCAAGCCGATTATCGTTAGATGCTGGTGGCTCGTTAACTGATGATGAGTCATTACGTTACAGAGGTGTACTGGTTAAACAAGATGCTAAATATCAGCATGAGTACCAAAACAATGAACAACGTCAGCGCGATCGTTTTCTAGGTGCGTTAGTCATTGACTATGATATTTCAGACGATGCTATGGTACGCCTTCATTATGACCGAACGGTCGATGAAGCAGGGTTAGATACAGGTTCTTGGTTAGATGAAAAAGGCGATGTTATTGGTCATGATAAAACCATTCGTGATATGTCTTGGGCATTTACTGACATTACCGTTGAAAACATCGGTGTTGATATCAACTATGCATTAAATAATCAGTGGCAAGTTGCACTCGGCTACAATGAACAAAGCTTTAAACGCCAACGATTTGAATCGTCTCCTAAAAAACCCACAACTTTTTTAGAGGGTGATAGCTATACCTCTAAACCCTACGACCGTTTTGATGACTGGCAGTTTAAAACTGCTTTTATCGATTTTACTGGAGAATTTACCCTCGCCGGTCTCGATCATCAATTATTAATTGGCGCTAATTCTTTAGACTATTACTACGGACAACGTAAAGTAAATGGCGAGTCAATTAACTACTCTAGCGACCAAGAAGAGCCAGCACGACCTGATATCAGCTACACAACTGACGATTCACTTTACACCAGTGCCTATGATTACTATGGCATTTATTTACAAGACTTAATCACCTTAAATGATCAATGGCAAATATCCGTCGGTGGACGTTACGACAAACAAAGTAAAGAAGGCGCGAACAATGAATCGTTCTTGCCTAAAGCTGGGCTTTTATTTCATCCTGATGCCCAAACCACTTTCTACGCGAGTTATTCAGAAGGGTTTGAACCCCAGAGCAGCGAAACACTCGAAAACGATCGAGATATTAATCACGGCATGAAGCTCGAGGCCATGACATCTAAACAACTTGAAATCGGATCTAAGTGGCAATTATTTGATGAACGTTTATTAGTAACGACCGCTATTTTTGATATTACCAAAACAGGCAAGTTAATCACTGAAACAATCAACGGCGATCCTAATTTTGATACGCAAACTGAACAGGCAGGTGAGCAGCGTCACAAAGGTTTCGAAGTTGCGGCACAAGGCGCAATAAACGATAAGCTCTTTGTTATGGCATCGTTAATGAACTTAGCCGCAAAATACGACAAAGATGAAAATTATCAAGGAAAAACCCCTGTTGATGCTCCCGAGTGGTCAGCATCAATTTGGTCTCGTTATGAATTAACGGACCAACTTGCTCTTAATGCGGGTGCATTTTATCAAGGTGAACGTTTTGCCGATAGCGATAACACTATATCCAAAGATGCTTATACCCGTATCGATGTTGGAGCAACCTATAAGACCACAATAAGTGGCCAAGGTGTTGATTTCCGCTTCAACATACAAAACTTGCTCGATACTGATTACCTTGCTGGTGGTGGTATATCTAGCGTTACCGCAGGCGACGGAATTAGCTACCGATTAGCCGCACAGATATCATTCTAA
- the coaD gene encoding pantetheine-phosphate adenylyltransferase gives MTIKAIYPGTFDPVTNGHTDLIERASALFSEVIVGVAASPSKKPRFDLAQRVAMIEEVSRHLPNITVVGFSGLLVDFAKKNQAKVLIRGLRAVSDFDYEFQLANMNRRLAPELESVFLTPSEGNSFISSTLVKEVSLHNGDVSQFVHPIVKAALDDT, from the coding sequence ATGACGATAAAAGCGATTTACCCAGGAACCTTTGATCCGGTCACTAACGGCCACACAGATTTAATTGAACGTGCGAGTGCTTTGTTTTCTGAAGTTATTGTTGGTGTTGCTGCCAGCCCAAGTAAAAAGCCTCGTTTTGATTTAGCGCAGCGTGTTGCTATGATTGAAGAAGTGAGTCGACATCTGCCCAATATCACCGTAGTTGGTTTTAGTGGCTTGCTAGTCGATTTTGCTAAAAAAAATCAAGCCAAAGTACTGATCCGCGGCTTGCGCGCTGTGTCTGATTTTGATTATGAATTTCAATTAGCCAATATGAATAGACGTTTAGCCCCTGAGCTCGAAAGTGTATTTTTGACACCATCAGAAGGAAATTCTTTTATCTCGTCAACCTTAGTAAAAGAAGTATCCTTGCATAATGGTGATGTGAGTCAATTTGTTCATCCTATTGTAAAAGCCGCACTCGACGATACTTAA
- the rpmG gene encoding 50S ribosomal protein L33, protein MRDKIRLVSSAGTGHFYTTDKNKKTMPEKMEIKKFDPRIRQHVMYKEAKIK, encoded by the coding sequence ATGCGCGATAAAATTCGTTTAGTTTCTAGTGCCGGTACTGGTCATTTTTATACTACTGATAAGAATAAAAAGACTATGCCTGAAAAGATGGAGATCAAGAAATTTGATCCACGCATCCGTCAGCACGTAATGTACAAAGAAGCTAAAATTAAGTAA
- a CDS encoding TetR/AcrR family transcriptional regulator: protein MIKTEVTDMKTRDKIIQASIELFNEQGERNVTTNHIAAHLSISPGNLYYHFRNKEDIILSIYEEYARNLLLDTVPFVTPEVKPLDTIILYMDAVFQALMKFRFFYSNLPVLLAKNPLLHEKYVDVQSSIATRVSEMLLSLRSTHMMKFADEDLPDIVSILRLVNTFWLSFYQTQNKNIEITDAVFYEGVLKILVIIQPYITESAMPEFLEARTMYRKRCMEVAEIA from the coding sequence ATGATAAAAACAGAAGTAACTGACATGAAAACCCGTGATAAAATTATTCAAGCCAGCATTGAGCTTTTCAATGAACAAGGCGAGCGCAACGTAACAACCAATCATATTGCAGCGCATTTAAGCATTAGTCCGGGTAACCTCTATTATCATTTTCGCAATAAAGAAGACATTATTCTTTCCATCTACGAAGAATATGCACGTAACCTATTACTAGATACAGTCCCTTTTGTAACGCCCGAAGTAAAGCCCCTCGATACTATCATTTTATATATGGATGCTGTTTTTCAAGCACTGATGAAGTTTAGATTTTTCTACAGTAACCTGCCGGTATTATTAGCAAAAAACCCTTTATTACATGAAAAATATGTTGATGTACAATCATCAATAGCTACCCGTGTCAGTGAGATGCTGTTGTCATTACGTAGTACTCATATGATGAAGTTTGCTGATGAAGACTTACCTGATATTGTCAGTATCTTGCGTTTAGTGAACACCTTCTGGTTAAGCTTTTATCAAACCCAAAATAAAAATATTGAAATTACTGATGCTGTTTTTTATGAAGGCGTCTTAAAAATATTAGTGATTATTCAACCTTATATCACTGAATCTGCAATGCCTGAGTTTTTAGAAGCGCGTACCATGTACCGTAAACGTTGTATGGAAGTCGCTGAAATCGCTTAA
- the mutM gene encoding bifunctional DNA-formamidopyrimidine glycosylase/DNA-(apurinic or apyrimidinic site) lyase: protein MPELPEVEVCRQGISPHILKQTVSQVVVRNAKLRWPIPETVQSMIGHSVHAVERRSKYLLIKFSHGTLVLHLGMSGTIRVIEADTPIAKHDHFDLVFAHGKALRLNDPRRFGAVLWFKDNIDERGLLSKLGPEPLSDDFTYGYLFTKAQNRKVPIKTFLMSNPVVVGVGNIYANEALFKAGILPTALAGTISAARFDQLTDIIKQVLTAAIAQGGTTLKDFTQADGRPGYFAQELLVYGRAGKQCNSCQTILEEVRQSNRSSVFCPNCQTD from the coding sequence ATGCCCGAATTACCTGAAGTAGAAGTTTGCCGACAAGGCATTAGTCCCCATATTTTAAAGCAAACCGTTTCGCAAGTCGTTGTACGTAATGCAAAATTACGTTGGCCTATTCCTGAAACAGTACAAAGTATGATTGGTCATAGTGTTCATGCTGTTGAACGCCGCTCAAAATATTTATTAATTAAGTTTTCACATGGCACCTTAGTTTTGCATTTAGGCATGTCAGGAACCATTAGAGTTATTGAAGCCGATACACCTATCGCAAAGCATGACCATTTTGATTTAGTCTTCGCACACGGCAAAGCGTTACGTTTAAATGACCCTCGACGTTTTGGCGCGGTATTATGGTTTAAAGACAATATTGACGAGCGAGGTTTATTAAGTAAATTAGGACCCGAGCCATTGAGTGATGACTTCACTTACGGTTATTTATTTACTAAGGCACAGAATCGCAAAGTACCAATAAAAACCTTTTTAATGTCAAATCCTGTTGTGGTCGGTGTCGGTAATATTTACGCAAATGAAGCATTGTTTAAAGCCGGTATTCTACCAACGGCCTTAGCCGGAACAATTTCTGCAGCACGTTTTGATCAGCTTACCGATATTATCAAACAAGTATTAACTGCAGCCATTGCCCAAGGCGGCACAACCTTAAAAGATTTTACTCAAGCAGATGGTCGCCCAGGATATTTTGCACAAGAATTATTAGTTTACGGTCGAGCAGGCAAGCAATGTAATAGCTGCCAAACTATTCTTGAAGAAGTTAGACAATCGAATCGCAGCTCGGTGTTCTGTCCGAACTGCCAAACTGATTAA
- a CDS encoding ATP-grasp domain-containing protein produces MTHHKIQDCAILTMDNLENFEAYDHLLAQPLLALGWQMHMVSWHDKSVNWNDYAAVIIRSPWDYQDDAAEFLKVLTDIEQSSAHLENSLLTVEWNIDKKYLRELVSLDVNIVKTLWRKNLTPQQLDQYFTELNVDQLVIKPRISANADNTFWLTKENHQTFYPQLAQAFSASEFLVQPFMKNVIDEGEFSLFYFNGHYSHAILKTPKDDDFRVQEEHGGRLRSITPEASLTKHAEQALKAIKTQIGMPLYARVDFVRCEQGFALMEAELIEPSLYFNMDEQSATRFADAFVHRMQALTL; encoded by the coding sequence ATGACTCATCATAAAATACAAGACTGCGCGATACTGACCATGGACAACCTTGAAAATTTTGAGGCTTACGACCATTTACTTGCACAGCCACTACTCGCGTTAGGCTGGCAAATGCATATGGTGTCATGGCATGATAAAAGTGTTAATTGGAACGACTATGCCGCCGTTATTATTCGTTCGCCATGGGATTATCAAGACGATGCGGCTGAATTTTTAAAGGTGTTAACTGATATTGAGCAATCTAGTGCTCACCTTGAAAATAGTTTACTAACGGTTGAGTGGAATATTGATAAAAAATATTTACGTGAATTAGTTAGCCTTGATGTAAATATTGTTAAAACATTGTGGCGGAAAAATTTAACGCCGCAACAGCTAGATCAATATTTTACTGAATTAAATGTTGATCAATTAGTCATTAAGCCTCGTATAAGTGCAAATGCTGATAATACCTTTTGGCTAACAAAAGAAAATCATCAAACATTTTATCCGCAACTTGCCCAAGCGTTTTCAGCCAGTGAGTTTTTAGTTCAGCCCTTTATGAAAAATGTTATTGATGAAGGTGAGTTTTCACTGTTTTATTTTAATGGCCACTACAGTCACGCCATTTTAAAAACACCAAAAGACGATGACTTTCGCGTTCAGGAAGAACATGGCGGTCGTTTAAGGTCAATAACACCCGAAGCAAGCTTAACAAAGCATGCAGAGCAAGCCCTTAAAGCGATAAAAACGCAAATAGGCATGCCACTGTACGCTCGCGTTGATTTTGTACGCTGTGAGCAGGGTTTTGCCCTTATGGAAGCTGAGCTAATTGAGCCTTCATTATATTTTAATATGGATGAACAATCAGCAACACGCTTTGCCGATGCTTTTGTTCATCGCATGCAAGCATTAACACTGTAA